Proteins encoded in a region of the Mucispirillum schaedleri ASF457 genome:
- the larE gene encoding ATP-dependent sacrificial sulfur transferase LarE, producing MTLKDKEEKLINILKCFKSCAVAFSGGTDSTLLLYYLSKLNIKTKAYTFHSYLYPDSELKDAENTAILLNIEHKIIYIEPLEMIENIKYNPKERCYICKKYMFSMLKTMAENDGCDTIIEGSNYDDRKDFRPGFKAVQEAGALSPLDMAALTKEDIRNLLKQADLDYNKPSFACYFSRFPYNIEISKEMIEIISKSECYIHSLGFNSVRVRYHNQTARIEASENHIKDIINNKEIRSKIITYLKSLGFIFVCMDLEEYKTGSMNRLI from the coding sequence ATGACATTAAAAGATAAAGAAGAAAAGTTAATCAATATATTAAAATGTTTTAAATCATGTGCCGTCGCTTTTTCAGGCGGCACTGATTCTACACTGCTTCTATACTATCTTTCTAAACTGAATATTAAAACAAAAGCATATACATTTCATTCTTATTTATACCCTGACAGTGAGCTGAAAGATGCTGAAAACACTGCAATACTATTAAATATAGAGCATAAGATAATTTATATTGAGCCATTAGAAATGATTGAAAATATTAAATATAACCCAAAAGAAAGATGCTATATATGTAAAAAATATATGTTTTCTATGCTAAAAACAATGGCAGAAAATGATGGCTGTGATACTATTATTGAAGGCTCAAATTATGATGATAGAAAAGATTTTCGTCCCGGATTTAAAGCTGTGCAGGAAGCTGGTGCATTAAGCCCGCTTGATATGGCAGCTCTTACAAAAGAAGATATTAGAAACCTTTTAAAACAGGCAGACTTAGACTATAATAAACCATCTTTTGCATGCTATTTTTCACGGTTTCCATACAACATAGAAATAAGTAAAGAAATGATTGAAATTATATCTAAAAGTGAATGCTATATACATTCACTTGGCTTTAACAGTGTAAGAGTAAGATATCATAATCAAACAGCCAGAATAGAAGCATCTGAAAATCATATAAAAGATATTATAAATAATAAAGAAATACGAAGTAAAATTATTACATATCTGAAATCTCTTGGATTTATATTTGTATGTATGGATTTAGAAGAATATAAAACTGGCTCTATGAATAGGCTGATATAA
- the nhaB gene encoding sodium/proton antiporter NhaB, with the protein MKVNGNSGAEKNVLSAIGSNFLGRAPRWYKILIISYLIINPILFAINPFVAGWVLMAEFISTLALALVCYPLPSGGLLAIEAVVIGMTSAEHVYHHVVDNFPVLLLLMFMVAGIFFMKELLLFIFTRLLVSVRSKILLSLIFCFLGAFLSAFLDALTVTAVVITVAYGFYGIYHKYASNKGDRQAKSIKDDDGIDEIDREDLNNFRGFLRNLMMHAAVGTALGGALTLVGEPQNLIIGKQMGWDFIQFFKECSPVSVPVFFAGLVTCVLTEVFKILGYGYQMPENVRKVLEAEVKRTSEDMDVKTIGRYIAEAAAGVFLIIALALHLAEVGLVGLTIIILVTSFTGVIEEHHFGEAFTESLPFTALLVVFFTIVAVIADQGLFKPIINVVFGMDGKHQILAFFIANGVLSAISDNVFVATVYITEVVAALKGGIIDQLQADKLAVATNMGTNIPSVATPNGQAAFLFLLTSTLAPLIRLSYLQMMKLALPYTIIMTTVALIATYYNL; encoded by the coding sequence ATGAAGGTAAATGGAAATTCAGGTGCAGAAAAAAATGTATTATCTGCAATAGGCTCTAACTTTTTAGGCAGAGCTCCAAGATGGTATAAGATTTTAATTATATCATATCTTATCATTAACCCTATTTTATTTGCTATTAATCCATTTGTAGCAGGCTGGGTGTTAATGGCAGAATTTATTTCTACATTAGCATTAGCATTAGTATGCTATCCACTGCCATCTGGTGGTTTATTAGCTATTGAAGCAGTCGTTATTGGTATGACTTCCGCTGAACATGTCTATCACCATGTAGTAGATAATTTTCCAGTGTTACTATTACTTATGTTTATGGTAGCAGGTATTTTCTTTATGAAAGAACTGCTGCTTTTTATTTTTACTCGTCTTTTAGTAAGTGTTCGCTCTAAAATCTTATTATCATTAATTTTTTGCTTCCTTGGAGCATTTTTATCTGCATTTTTAGATGCACTTACTGTTACAGCAGTTGTTATTACTGTTGCTTATGGATTTTATGGGATATATCATAAATATGCATCAAACAAAGGCGACAGGCAGGCAAAATCTATTAAAGATGATGATGGTATTGATGAAATTGACAGAGAAGATTTAAATAATTTTCGTGGATTTTTAAGAAACTTAATGATGCATGCTGCTGTTGGAACAGCATTAGGCGGTGCATTAACATTAGTAGGTGAGCCGCAAAACTTAATTATTGGTAAACAAATGGGCTGGGATTTTATACAGTTTTTTAAAGAATGTTCCCCTGTTTCAGTGCCAGTATTTTTTGCCGGTCTTGTAACATGTGTTCTTACAGAAGTATTTAAAATATTAGGCTATGGCTACCAAATGCCTGAAAATGTCCGTAAGGTTTTAGAAGCTGAAGTGAAAAGAACTTCTGAAGATATGGATGTTAAAACAATAGGCAGATACATTGCAGAAGCTGCTGCGGGTGTATTTTTAATCATTGCTCTTGCTCTGCATTTAGCAGAAGTAGGTCTTGTTGGTTTAACAATTATCATTTTAGTTACATCATTTACAGGTGTTATTGAAGAACACCATTTTGGTGAAGCATTTACTGAATCACTGCCATTTACTGCACTCTTAGTTGTATTTTTTACAATTGTAGCAGTTATTGCAGACCAAGGGTTATTTAAACCTATCATTAATGTGGTTTTTGGAATGGATGGTAAACATCAGATATTAGCATTCTTTATTGCAAACGGTGTGCTTTCTGCTATTAGTGACAATGTGTTTGTTGCTACTGTTTATATTACAGAAGTTGTTGCTGCATTAAAAGGCGGTATAATTGACCAGCTTCAGGCAGATAAACTTGCTGTTGCTACAAATATGGGAACAAATATTCCATCAGTTGCAACACCAAACGGACAGGCTGCATTTTTATTCTTGCTAACTTCTACACTTGCCCCATTAATAAGATTATCTTATTTACAGATGATGAAACTTGCACTTCCATATACAATTATAATGACAACAGTTGCATTAATCGCAACATACTATAATTTGTAA
- the panD gene encoding aspartate 1-decarboxylase, which translates to MELIEVISAKLHGIKITESALHYHGSVTIDEDILHKAGIRPMEFVYIWNKASGARIATYVLPGEKGSGIVCLNGAAARSCQVGDEVIISLSKYITNDEMACRKAKVVTFNHDSRINTVDEILEYDFISDTEDNWQFKINKLY; encoded by the coding sequence GTGGAGCTGATTGAAGTTATATCTGCAAAACTGCATGGGATAAAAATAACAGAAAGTGCACTGCATTATCATGGAAGTGTTACAATTGATGAAGATATACTTCACAAGGCAGGTATTCGCCCTATGGAGTTTGTATATATTTGGAACAAAGCAAGTGGTGCAAGAATTGCTACTTATGTGCTGCCCGGAGAAAAAGGCAGTGGTATTGTCTGCTTAAACGGAGCTGCTGCAAGAAGCTGTCAGGTTGGAGATGAAGTGATTATATCCCTTTCTAAATATATAACAAATGACGAAATGGCATGCAGAAAAGCAAAAGTAGTTACATTTAACCATGACAGCCGCATAAACACAGTTGATGAAATATTAGAGTATGACTTTATAAGCGATACAGAGGATAACTGGCAGTTTAAAATTAATAAGCTGTATTAA
- a CDS encoding TSUP family transporter, with translation MEYISDSYYILAFLIAASFCAGFIDSIAGGGGFILVPALMLAGLSPTMAVATNKLPAVFGTATAAYNFIRSKTVIWPIALIGLVCAFLGGMAGSHINLGVTQDTLNKIILFILPIAAIVTFIPKKNLKHNVKDFSRKELYIAAPFITFVLGIYDGFFGPGMGTFLIIAFYSILGMNMVQASAVAKIVNFASGAGALVMFLKAGQVIIYIGIPLLIANVLGSYIGSKMAIKNGQAFVKKILIIVFIVMFVSLIIKIVKA, from the coding sequence ATGGAATATATTTCTGATTCATACTATATACTTGCATTTTTAATTGCTGCTTCATTTTGTGCAGGCTTTATTGACAGTATTGCAGGCGGCGGCGGGTTTATCCTTGTGCCTGCTTTAATGCTTGCTGGTCTTTCTCCAACTATGGCAGTAGCTACAAATAAACTGCCTGCAGTATTTGGCACAGCAACTGCCGCATATAACTTTATCCGCAGTAAAACTGTAATATGGCCTATTGCATTAATTGGTCTTGTGTGTGCATTTTTAGGCGGGATGGCAGGCTCTCATATAAACTTAGGGGTTACTCAAGATACTCTAAATAAAATCATTCTTTTTATTCTTCCTATTGCTGCTATTGTAACATTTATTCCTAAAAAGAATTTAAAACATAATGTAAAAGATTTTTCCAGAAAGGAGCTTTATATTGCTGCACCATTTATCACTTTTGTTTTAGGAATATATGACGGCTTTTTTGGTCCTGGAATGGGAACATTTTTGATTATAGCATTTTATTCAATTCTTGGTATGAATATGGTGCAGGCTTCAGCTGTTGCAAAGATAGTAAATTTTGCTTCAGGTGCAGGTGCATTAGTAATGTTCTTAAAAGCAGGACAGGTGATAATATATATTGGCATACCGCTTTTAATAGCTAATGTATTAGGCAGCTATATAGGCAGTAAAATGGCTATTAAAAACGGGCAGGCTTTTGTTAAAAAAATATTAATAATTGTATTTATTGTGATGTTTGTATCACTTATTATTAAAATTGTTAAAGCATAA
- a CDS encoding class II fructose-bisphosphate aldolase has protein sequence MAVSYKELGLVNTKEMFADAMKNGYAVPAYNFNNLEQIQAIIQACAETKSPVILQVSKGARNYANATILRYLAVGAVEYAKELGCSIPIALHLDHGDSYELCVDCIEKGFSSVMIDGSHLPYEENVALTKKVVDYAHQFDVTVEGELGVLAGIEDEVQSEHSHYTDPDQVEDFVKRTGVDSLAISIGTSHGAYKFKLKPGESVPPLRFDILEECEKRLPNFPIVLHGASSVLPEYVELINKYGGKMENAVGVPEDQLRKAAKSAVCKINIDSDGRLAFTAKVRETLATQPSEFDPRKYLGNARSELVKAYKAKNENVLGSANRVK, from the coding sequence ATGGCAGTTTCTTACAAAGAATTAGGTCTTGTAAACACAAAAGAAATGTTTGCAGACGCTATGAAAAATGGTTATGCAGTTCCTGCATACAACTTTAACAATTTGGAGCAGATTCAAGCAATTATTCAGGCTTGTGCTGAAACAAAATCTCCAGTTATACTGCAGGTTTCAAAAGGTGCAAGAAATTATGCAAATGCAACAATTTTAAGATATTTAGCTGTTGGTGCAGTTGAATATGCAAAAGAATTAGGCTGCAGCATACCTATAGCATTGCATCTAGACCATGGAGACAGCTATGAGCTTTGTGTTGACTGTATAGAAAAAGGCTTCTCATCAGTTATGATTGACGGCTCTCATCTGCCTTATGAAGAAAATGTTGCATTAACTAAAAAAGTTGTTGATTATGCTCATCAATTTGATGTTACTGTTGAAGGTGAATTAGGTGTGCTTGCTGGTATAGAAGATGAAGTTCAAAGCGAACATTCTCACTATACAGACCCAGACCAGGTTGAAGATTTTGTTAAACGCACTGGTGTTGATTCGCTTGCAATATCTATTGGAACATCACATGGTGCATACAAATTTAAATTAAAACCGGGCGAAAGTGTTCCACCACTTCGTTTTGATATATTAGAAGAATGTGAAAAAAGACTTCCAAACTTCCCTATTGTTTTACATGGTGCTTCTTCTGTTCTTCCTGAATATGTAGAGTTAATCAATAAATACGGTGGTAAAATGGAAAATGCAGTTGGTGTTCCTGAAGACCAGTTAAGAAAAGCTGCTAAATCAGCAGTATGTAAAATTAATATTGACTCTGATGGTCGTCTTGCTTTCACTGCAAAAGTTAGAGAAACACTTGCTACACAACCAAGTGAATTTGACCCTAGAAAATATTTAGGTAATGCTAGAAGCGAACTTGTAAAAGCATATAAAGCTAAAAACGAAAATGTTTTAGGCAGTGCAAACAGAGTGAAATAA
- a CDS encoding flavodoxin family protein, with translation MSILIINASPRKSGNSTFIAESLKEKYGDSCQVVNLAELNIKPCTSCRSCKINNSFCVIKDDISELYSKLLSADKIILISPNIMGFISSHAKILTDRFYCLKTSERKTKFEEGKKMFFILTQKSADRSHGNMAVNWAKGFFEQYGLKTFTFVIPNCGYDNTDGVKIKLDEIKMNVSMFFN, from the coding sequence ATGAGCATATTAATAATTAATGCAAGCCCTAGAAAAAGTGGCAATTCAACATTTATAGCTGAAAGTTTAAAGGAAAAGTATGGAGATAGCTGTCAAGTAGTAAATCTTGCAGAGCTTAATATAAAGCCATGCACTTCCTGTCGCTCTTGTAAAATTAATAACAGTTTTTGTGTTATTAAAGATGATATTTCTGAGCTTTATTCTAAACTTTTATCTGCTGATAAAATTATTCTTATTTCCCCAAATATTATGGGTTTTATTTCAAGCCATGCAAAGATTTTAACAGACAGATTTTACTGTTTGAAAACATCAGAGCGTAAAACTAAATTTGAAGAAGGCAAAAAAATGTTTTTTATATTAACTCAAAAATCAGCAGACAGAAGCCATGGAAATATGGCAGTAAACTGGGCAAAAGGTTTTTTTGAGCAATATGGATTAAAAACTTTTACTTTTGTTATACCAAACTGTGGCTATGATAATACTGATGGTGTAAAAATAAAACTTGATGAAATAAAAATGAATGTATCAATGTTTTTTAATTAA
- a CDS encoding UbiX family flavin prenyltransferase produces the protein MKRSFVALTGASGILYSFGIIKALQKAGFEVHTAAANEALANAQAETGAAYKSIEDMYKSNGIENIIIHNNNDLSASVSSGSFKVEHYIIAPASMGFVGRCANGISSSLIERCADVALKERRQLVVLFREMPLSTIHLENLTRLSQAGAVIIPAAPGFYNKPETIDDLVNFVTGKVLDVIGIDNSCYTRWKN, from the coding sequence ATGAAACGCTCATTTGTTGCATTAACTGGGGCAAGTGGTATTCTTTACAGCTTTGGTATAATTAAAGCACTGCAAAAGGCAGGCTTTGAAGTTCATACAGCAGCAGCTAATGAAGCACTTGCAAATGCTCAGGCAGAAACTGGTGCTGCATATAAAAGCATTGAAGATATGTATAAATCAAATGGTATAGAAAATATTATAATACATAATAATAATGATTTGAGTGCATCCGTTTCAAGCGGTTCATTTAAAGTAGAGCATTATATTATTGCTCCAGCTTCTATGGGGTTTGTTGGCAGATGTGCAAATGGAATTAGTTCATCATTAATAGAAAGATGTGCTGATGTTGCATTAAAAGAAAGACGGCAGTTAGTTGTGCTTTTTAGAGAAATGCCTTTATCTACTATACATTTAGAAAATCTTACAAGGCTTTCTCAAGCTGGTGCAGTAATAATTCCTGCAGCTCCAGGCTTTTATAATAAACCAGAAACTATTGATGATTTAGTTAATTTTGTAACTGGAAAAGTTCTTGATGTTATAGGTATAGATAACAGCTGTTATACACGGTGGAAAAATTGA